Below is a window of Desulfurococcus amylolyticus Z-533 DNA.
GAGCTGTATATATATGGAACTATATAGAAACTGTGAGAGAATAAAGCCTCCCCACAAACCATAGACCACGGTTGGGAGAGCCCCCATTACCTCGATCAAGCGGTGAAAAATTCTCGAGGCCTTACCCGGCAGTAAGTCGCAGATAAAGAAGGTGAGGGATAATGATATGGGTGTAACTATAAGGATTGATACAAGGCCTGTTAAAAGAGTACCCAATAATGCAGGCAGCAACCCATACTTCTGGAGAACGGGGTTCCACCGTGCTTCAAGGAGAAGGCTTAACCCATGACTCATAAATGCTGGCAGGGATAGGGTGACAACATGTATGAGGATAAGTGTGAGAATAGAGAATGAGAGTAGGGATGGGATGAGGAGTAAGTAGAAGGTATACTCGCTCTTACCCATTATAGCTTCCCCTCGAGATAATTTCAAGTGCTTTGAGACCTATCTCGATGACTTCATCGGGGAGCTGATAGTAGCCGGGGAGTAGTCTATCCTGCCCCTCTATTAGAATATATTCTATGAACCTGCTTAATGCCTCAGTAACATATACATCTTTATAGTCACTGTAAATAAACATGTATGAGAATGATACAATAGGGTATGAGTCTGGGCCGGGCGTGTTTAGTAACGCGTCAAGTACCATGCTAAAATCTTCCAGTGGACTACCCGGTAATTGATTCAGAACATGTTTTACAGCTGAGAGAACATTCTCCCTGGATGCTGTAACAAAATATCCTTCTTTATTCTCTAGTCTAGCTACTGGCATTCCAACATATAACGCGTAGCTGGCCTCAATATAGCCTATAGAGTAGGGAGTTGATGTTACAAGGTTTGCAACCCCCTCATTACCTTTCCCACCGAGGCCTCTGCCGGTTCTATCTACTGGCCACTCGATTGAAAAACCAACAAGCTCGCTCCCCCATATATCAGGTGCAGCCTTGTTGAGGTAAGCGGTGAAGACACGTGTTGTCCCACTAGAATCCGACCTGTGCACAGCCACTATTTCTTTATTGGGTAGTAGATCGGCGATTGCTGGATTGACCTCCTTAATTCTCTCATCGTTCCATCTAGTGATCTCACCCTTGTATATCAACGCGAGAATTCTACCAGTCAGGTTTAATTGTATATCGCGTGGTATTCCAGGTATATTGTAGGTGATAACTATAGCGCTTAACACTATGGGCAACTGGAGTACCCTGCCCCGGTATTCAAGATATGTCTCCCTATCCAATGGGGGGTCGCTAACCGCGAATACCACTGTCTTATTGAAGAACATTGCTCTACCGGCTCCACTACCAGTGGGAGAGTACTCGATAACTATGCCGGTTTTCTCGGTGAATTCTTTACTCCATTCAAGTATCTGTGGGGCTATAAGCGTTGAGCCGGCTCCATTTATAACAAGGGTTCCATGATATCCCTCTAACCGTGTATCGGGTGCTAGAACTATAAAGTATAATGCTATTGTGAGCGCGAGAACAGTCATAATAATCGCCATTGACTGCAGTAATGGCTCCTTCATAATATTCCCCTGATAATGATTACTATGTATCCAGGTTAAAGCACGGATATTATTACAGTTCTTACTGTAAGAAGCGTGTACAAACTATATTTACGGTATTTACTAATACGTATTTAGAAGAGTGAGCACTTATGTATAAGCGGAAACTCCAGAAGATGGGTGTTACATCGCTAGGTATATCTCTTCCAAAGAAGTGGCTGCACTACTATAATTTGAAGCAAGGGGATGAAGTAGAGGTGGAGATACTGCCGGATTACACACTACTGGTGAGGCCTTCATTCATTAAGGGTAATGTAGGCTATAATTGTCAGATTCTCAGATATGATGGTGAAGCAGTAAACGAATCCATTATGAGGCTTATCTCGCTCTATGTTAACGGTGTTGACTCCATTAAAGTCGTATGCGGAGATCAATGTGAAACATTCAAGGAGAGTATCTATAGGGTGCTCGAAAGAAACGTGATCGGGCTGGAAATCATCGAGGAGGGAAGAGACTATATCATGCTTGCATGTCTTGTTGACATATTATCCCTGCCCTTATCAGAGGTTCTGAGAAAAATGAGTATGCTGATACCGGCTTTACTAAGGGATTTAAAGAGGAACATGGAGACAAATACTCTCCTTGATATGGAGGAGAGAGATAGCTTAATAGATAAGCTATACCTATACGCAATCAGGCAGCTAAACATGGTATTGCATGGTAAGCTCCTACTGGATAAAACAGGTTTAAAATCAATGGGAGAGGCGGTTTCTATAGCCAACCTACTTAAGATACTTGAGAGGATGGGAGACCACATAGTGTTACTCCATAGATGGTATAATAATGCTAGAGGTAAAAAGGAGGTAGTCGACAACGTTGTTATACTACTAGACGAAGTTATACCGATAACGGAGAAGATACTCAACAGCTACCTAGCCATACTCGAGAACCAGAGTAAAATACCCTCGATCGAGAAAACACTGTCGGAGCTAAGAATGGTTGAGGAGAAAATAAAGTCGTCGACCCTTGATGCAGGCCCATTGATAAGCCTTACACGTATGATAGCGTATCTAAGGGATATTATCGAAGTAGTAACCGATATAGTTGTAAGCAGGAAATTAAGGGAGTCAGCATGCGAAGAGGGAAAGCTAGTGGAATCCTATAAATAATGAGGCTATATGATACAACATGGATGCAACGATATACGCTGTCGATGATGTAAGAAGCAATACTGAGAAAGCCAGCTTAATGCTCTTAGTTTCCTCATATACAGCTGAAACCGTTGCCAGGCATGGGATATAGAGTGTTGTGAAGACAGTTAGTGAAAGCAATTGTAAATCATTGAGGCCTAGGAGCCTCATGGCGCTACTCATGGTCTCACAGCCCGTGGCTACTAGGATTGTTGATACAACTAGTTCTTTAGCTATGAACCCTGTTATGATGGCCATAGAGATAATCCATGCACTTTCACCGGTTATCCCGAGAGGAATAGTAATGAATTGCATATTCTTTGAAACAACTGCTGCAATGCTTTCTCCAATGTTGTCGGTGTACGAGAGGGTTGGTGTGAAGGATGTTAACAGCCATATGATTATACTACCAGTAAATATTATTGATCCAGCCTTCTTCACGAAATGCTTTACTGTTGCAATAGTTTTCCAATACACTACCCTGGCTAGAGGTCTATGGTAAGCCGGAATCTCTATTAATAACTGGGGTTCTTTCTTATCCATACTGCTGAACCTGTAAAGCAGGTAGTTGACACTCATGAATACAATTATACTTATGATGTATGAGAGAGCGATGAGTAATCCCATGGAGAATCTTGTAGTAGCTGATGTGAATGCAAGGAGTATAACAAGCCTTGCCTGGCATGGTATAAATGAGAGTGTTAGTATCAGCCTCAACCGCTCCAGAGAGTTAGGGTTGGTTCTAGTACTTAGTATGGCCGGTACATTACACCCGAATCCAAGCATGAATGAGAAGAACGCATGCCCGCTTAATCCAAGCCTAGAGAGGAATGCATGAGAGGATACTGCTAGCCTTGACATTAATCCGCTGTCTTCAATTATTACCTGGATCAAAACCATGAGTAGGATTAATGGAAGAAACACTAGTATAGATGCGACGCCACCTAGAATTCCATCGGCTATGAAACCGTATAGAATAGGGTTGCTACTGGAGAGGGGTTGTATTAAGCTAGTTACGAATGTGAATGCTTTCTCAACTAGGCTGCTAAACGAGTATTCTTCCAGGAGTAATGCGATACTATCTAAGCCGAGTGCTGAAAAAATTATGTTTAACGGGAAACCTGTGTTTATGGTGAATACTAGTGTGAATACTAGTAGGTATATTCCTATGGAAATAATGGTTCCGAGGAGAGGTCTATAGAATATTGAAACCGTTGAGCCATGTTTTATCTTTACCTTGGCTATGTGTCTTGATGAGATCTCACTTATAAGCTTGAACCTGGCTTCCGTGATCTTTGCTGCGGGATCACCTAGTAGTCTATGGGCCTCTCTCACCGTATCCTCTATTCTACTCCACATGGCCGGCCCGATAACGGCTTTGACTTGCTCCTCAAGTATCTTATCTCCCTCGATTAACCTGATACTGATCCACCTGGATGGGAGATCAATCGGTAGCCCGGCCTTCAATAATACATCCTCGATAGAGTCTATGTACTCATTTAATCCATTATAATCGATCCTCAAGGGTTCTCTACGGCCCTTTCTACCCTCTGCAACATCAATTATTGCTTTAAGTAAGTCCTCTATCTCCATGTCCGAGGCTATTGATACTGGAACTACAGGTATCCCTAGCTCTTTCTCTATCCCTCTGTAATCTATATGTATGCCCTTACTGTGTGTGAGGTCGGTTTTCGAGAAAACAAGGACTACCCTACCGGTTAACTCCAGCACCTGAATGAGAATACTCATAGTTCTCTCTGGAATAGTTGAATCAGCTATAACTATTATGACGTCCGGTTTCTCAGCTAATATGGCTTCCCTTGCAACAATCTCCTCCTGCGTTAATGTTGAGAAACCATAGATCCCGGGGAGATCGTAGAGTATGAGCTGGTAGCTTCCATACGTGATCTCGCCTTTATGCACTACAACTGTCTTCCCGGGCCAGTTACCTACCTCGACATGGGATTTAGTCACTAGGTTGAAGAGGGATGATTTCCCGACGTTGGGTTGCCCTATAAACACTACCTTGACCGTCTTCACTTCATGATCCCCCACTATACTCCACAATTATTCTCCTAGCTATCCCTCTCCCCACGGCTATCTCTGAGTCGCCTACCCTAAGCACTATGGGGCCTCTTCCGTCATTATATACTACTTCTACTTCTACCCCTGGAAATACCCCGAGCTGGTACATTCTGTAAACCCAGCCTCCCCGATGTAATATATTAATGATCCTGGCCCTAGACCCTGGCTTAACGTTGTCCAGTGTTGTAGTCATGTTCGATACCTGTTAGGTCATCCTAACACTCTATTATAAACATGATTGTATTAGGTGAATAAAAATTTTTCGGTGATCAGAACACATAGCTAATTATATGGCCGTTCCCTTATTTCACTCAACGAATCTAATGCTTACACTATATGAGGAACTCCCAACGGCCTATAAGCCGGAATTACAGCTAGATTAAAGGTTATGAGATATATTAGTAGTTAGGATCTAGTATAAATTAAAGCAATCTCATGATCGACCATAATATGGTGGATATCCTTGATTGAATCCATAAATATCCGGGAACTTGTAGCATGTATTAGAATCAATGCATGTGAATCGGAAGGATACGTGGAAGCCTTGTCAAGAACCCTTATACGAGATGAGGATCCTGGGCCACTATCTACTATTCTGAATGCTTTGTGTACGGTGAAACAGATGGTGGATAGGGATGGATTCAACGAGTTCTTCAGTAAAGTAGTGGGAAAACTAGAGGTAGATAAGTTATTGGAGAGTATAGGGGGCTTAGTGAAGTCTAGGTTGCAACATGGTATCAATGAGTTGGAGTGCAGTATATCGATCCTAGATACATTGAGCGAGATAGGGTTAGCCGATAAGGTGTACAGGGTTATTGATGAGTTGCTCTCGAAGTTAATAAAGGTTGGGAACCTGGGTGGACAGTATGTGAGACTCCTTGAATACATTATAGATGGCCCCTTTGAAAACATGCCACCACTTGAATCAGCGTTTTTCATGGAGAGACTCATTGAAATGAATGGTGACATATGGCTTGCAGTAAAGATAAGGACTATTAGGGAGGCTAGCATAGTCAAAAACCCCGGGTTCATGACTGAATACAGGTACTTATATGCACTAGTGAACCTAGTCGATAACGTGTTAACCACTTTACTTGAATCAAAGCCTATGGAGGCACATAAATATTATAGTGATTTAAACACCGCTTACACGCATATATGGAAGAATTGTATCGTTAATCAACCAAGGAACACCTGCACCAAACTACTTGAGGGAATAAGTGGAAAACTAGCTACACTAGCTGAATTAGCACAGGGATTCAGTAAGTAGTCTTAGAGGGTATCAGAGTGATTGGTGATGTATTACTAGTAAATACGCTCGTAATTTTTGCTTTATCAATAGTGGGCATTATTCCAGTTCTAGTAGGGTTTAGATTCACCGATAGTGGCATAGACGCTACCCTCGGTTTCTCCGGTGGTGTCATGCTAACAGTCTCATTCAACATGATCTATGAGACCGGTGGGGGTATTTTACAACCCCTCTTCTTTGGGGTTGGGTTCACAGTTATGTGGATTCTTGAAGCCATAGTACCTCACGAACATATGATTAAGGGATATGAGGGGCCAGTCTTTTTCAGGCAAAAACTTAAAATGGCCTGGCTCATCGCGTTCTCCATGATACTCCATAATATACCAGAGGGGCTGACTGTTGGTTCATCAACAATTATTGATCAAGCACTCGGGTTTTCCACTACTATAGCCATAGGATTACAGGATATTGTGGAAGGATTTATGGCTGGACTACCCTATATAATAATGGGTAGAAGGATGTCTGCCCTACTATTATCACTTCTCGCCGCCTCTGCAGAAGCAGGTGCAGCCCTGGCTTCAGGCTACATAGGGACTTTATACAAGGGTTTAGACACTATCCTAGCTGGTGTCAGTAGTGGTGCAATGGTTTTTATTGTAGTCCATGAAGTAATCCCTGAAACCCATAGGGAGCATTTCTCGGAATCAACCATAGGAGTTCTTCTTGGTGTGGTGACTGCGTTGTTATTGGAGTATTACTTAGGCTGATTCACTTACACAGTGCCCTCCACATGTTTACTACTTCATTCTTTAAGGTTTCCCAGTCGACACCAATGAATAATGTGTTTTCAACGGTTTTGAAAGCGTTATCAACGCACTCAAGGTTTCTGCAGTTTTTTAAGGATTCTTCTAGTTTCTCTATGTTCTCCTCGGGGTAGGCGAAGAAATCACCCGAGAACATGATCATCCTTATTGCGCATTCTTCAACCTCGATGTCTATGCTTACTGTTTTCTCCCCTCTAAGTACTCTTGTCAGCCTCATATGGTATCACCTCTTAAATACCCACTCCCTGCTCTTATACTTAAGGGATAGTTCCTCGGTAAGCCTCAACTCGTTTTCACTGTATTCATCTATGTATATCTCGGCGTTTAATGCCTTCGAGAACCCTTTTAACAATGCCTCGGCAACCTCCTCTTTGCTGAC
It encodes the following:
- the pstS gene encoding phosphate ABC transporter substrate-binding protein PstS, which codes for MKEPLLQSMAIIMTVLALTIALYFIVLAPDTRLEGYHGTLVINGAGSTLIAPQILEWSKEFTEKTGIVIEYSPTGSGAGRAMFFNKTVVFAVSDPPLDRETYLEYRGRVLQLPIVLSAIVITYNIPGIPRDIQLNLTGRILALIYKGEITRWNDERIKEVNPAIADLLPNKEIVAVHRSDSSGTTRVFTAYLNKAAPDIWGSELVGFSIEWPVDRTGRGLGGKGNEGVANLVTSTPYSIGYIEASYALYVGMPVARLENKEGYFVTASRENVLSAVKHVLNQLPGSPLEDFSMVLDALLNTPGPDSYPIVSFSYMFIYSDYKDVYVTEALSRFIEYILIEGQDRLLPGYYQLPDEVIEIGLKALEIISRGSYNG
- a CDS encoding PhoU domain-containing protein, which codes for MYKRKLQKMGVTSLGISLPKKWLHYYNLKQGDEVEVEILPDYTLLVRPSFIKGNVGYNCQILRYDGEAVNESIMRLISLYVNGVDSIKVVCGDQCETFKESIYRVLERNVIGLEIIEEGRDYIMLACLVDILSLPLSEVLRKMSMLIPALLRDLKRNMETNTLLDMEERDSLIDKLYLYAIRQLNMVLHGKLLLDKTGLKSMGEAVSIANLLKILERMGDHIVLLHRWYNNARGKKEVVDNVVILLDEVIPITEKILNSYLAILENQSKIPSIEKTLSELRMVEEKIKSSTLDAGPLISLTRMIAYLRDIIEVVTDIVVSRKLRESACEEGKLVESYK
- the feoB gene encoding ferrous iron transport protein B codes for the protein MKTVKVVFIGQPNVGKSSLFNLVTKSHVEVGNWPGKTVVVHKGEITYGSYQLILYDLPGIYGFSTLTQEEIVAREAILAEKPDVIIVIADSTIPERTMSILIQVLELTGRVVLVFSKTDLTHSKGIHIDYRGIEKELGIPVVPVSIASDMEIEDLLKAIIDVAEGRKGRREPLRIDYNGLNEYIDSIEDVLLKAGLPIDLPSRWISIRLIEGDKILEEQVKAVIGPAMWSRIEDTVREAHRLLGDPAAKITEARFKLISEISSRHIAKVKIKHGSTVSIFYRPLLGTIISIGIYLLVFTLVFTINTGFPLNIIFSALGLDSIALLLEEYSFSSLVEKAFTFVTSLIQPLSSSNPILYGFIADGILGGVASILVFLPLILLMVLIQVIIEDSGLMSRLAVSSHAFLSRLGLSGHAFFSFMLGFGCNVPAILSTRTNPNSLERLRLILTLSFIPCQARLVILLAFTSATTRFSMGLLIALSYIISIIVFMSVNYLLYRFSSMDKKEPQLLIEIPAYHRPLARVVYWKTIATVKHFVKKAGSIIFTGSIIIWLLTSFTPTLSYTDNIGESIAAVVSKNMQFITIPLGITGESAWIISMAIITGFIAKELVVSTILVATGCETMSSAMRLLGLNDLQLLSLTVFTTLYIPCLATVSAVYEETKSIKLAFSVLLLTSSTAYIVASMLYHIASLFIGFH
- a CDS encoding FeoA family protein; protein product: MTTTLDNVKPGSRARIINILHRGGWVYRMYQLGVFPGVEVEVVYNDGRGPIVLRVGDSEIAVGRGIARRIIVEYSGGS
- a CDS encoding ZIP family metal transporter codes for the protein MIGDVLLVNTLVIFALSIVGIIPVLVGFRFTDSGIDATLGFSGGVMLTVSFNMIYETGGGILQPLFFGVGFTVMWILEAIVPHEHMIKGYEGPVFFRQKLKMAWLIAFSMILHNIPEGLTVGSSTIIDQALGFSTTIAIGLQDIVEGFMAGLPYIIMGRRMSALLLSLLAASAEAGAALASGYIGTLYKGLDTILAGVSSGAMVFIVVHEVIPETHREHFSESTIGVLLGVVTALLLEYYLG
- a CDS encoding lipoate protein ligase C-terminal domain-containing protein; the protein is MRLTRVLRGEKTVSIDIEVEECAIRMIMFSGDFFAYPEENIEKLEESLKNCRNLECVDNAFKTVENTLFIGVDWETLKNEVVNMWRALCK